Genomic segment of Candidatus Cloacimonadota bacterium:
AAGCAGATCGTGCGGTGGGATTTACCTTATCCGAGATTATTTTTCCATCTCTAAAGGTTATGTGGCGGTGAGCATATTGGGCAATATCGTATTCATGGGTAACAAGAATTACAGTTTTTCCTTGAGCATGGAGTTGTTGAAAAACAGCCATTACTTCTACACTGGTTCTGGTATCCAAATTACCGGTGGGTTCGTCTGCCAGAATGAAAGAAGGGTCGTTTACAATGGCGCGGGCAATAGCCACACGTTGTTGTTGTCCTCCAGAAAGTTGATTTGGGAAATGCTTTGCTCTATCTTCTATTCCAACCGTTTTAAGAGCGTTCAAGGCATGTTCGTGACGCTGGTGCAGACTATACTTTCTGCAATATAACAAGGGTAACTCAACGTTTTCTAAGGCAGTTGTACGAGGGAGTAAATAAAAGCTTTGAAACACATAGCCTATCTTTTGGTTACGAATAATAGTCAACTCATCTTCCGACATATTATGGACGGGGATGTCATCCAATATATATTGTCCTTCACTGGGCTTGTCTAGGCAGCCTAAAAGGTTCATAAAAGTAGTTTTACCGCTGCCACTAGCGCCCATGATGGCGATAAAATCTCCCTTTTGAACTTCGAGATCAACGTTTCTTAGCGCATGTACGTGGATGTCGCCCATAATATATGTTTTACTAAGATTCTTTGCAGTTAAAAGCTTATTGTTCATTAGAATCTTCTCATTGTGGGAGTAGAATTTGATGCTTGTTTGGGATCGTTGTATATTACCCCGGTTACCAGTATGGAATTTTTATCTAAGCCATCAATAAGTTCTACATAAGCACCGTCAGATACTCCGGTTTGCACTGCTCTTGGAGTTGGCTGGTTATCTTCCAATACCCACACTACTGCCATGCGATTTACTGTGTTTGTTTTAGTGGCCATTTGTCTGAGGTTTCCAGGCTTTTTTGAAGAATTTGTCTTTGTGGAATCGCTGACTGCTTCTGCGGTTGGTTCTTGTTTCTTTATTGCTTGTTGCATAGCTATTCTTCCTGCATTAAGTAAGTCGTCTTCCCATTTCAAACCAAATTGTTCCCATATTTCTTTGCTAGGGCGAAATCTGGTTGCACTTTCCGGTATGCGCAGGACATTGTTTCGGGCATTGATGATAAAGGTAACGTTTGTGGTCATCCCTGGCAGCAGTTTACGATTGGGATTACTGGCATCGATAACAACGCTGTAGGTTACAACATTGGATTCTGTAGAGGGATTAAGTCTTATTT
This window contains:
- a CDS encoding efflux RND transporter periplasmic adaptor subunit gives rise to the protein RLSLQRAEKNLANAHITSPIDGVIVSRAVDEGQTVAASLNSPTLFIIANNLDRMQIIAGVDEADIGKILVGMPVEFSVDAHPNQRFEGSVQQIRLNPSTESNVVTYSVVIDASNPNRKLLPGMTTNVTFIINARNNVLRIPESATRFRPSKEIWEQFGLKWEDDLLNAGRIAMQQAIKKQEPTAEAVSDSTKTNSSKKPGNLRQMATKTNTVNRMAVVWVLEDNQPTPRAVQTGVSDGAYVELIDGLDKNSILVTGVIYNDPKQASNSTPTMRRF
- a CDS encoding ABC transporter ATP-binding protein is translated as MGDIHVHALRNVDLEVQKGDFIAIMGASGSGKTTFMNLLGCLDKPSEGQYILDDIPVHNMSEDELTIIRNQKIGYVFQSFYLLPRTTALENVELPLLYCRKYSLHQRHEHALNALKTVGIEDRAKHFPNQLSGGQQQRVAIARAIVNDPSFILADEPTGNLDTRTSVEVMAVFQQLHAQGKTVILVTHEYDIAQYAHRHITFRDGKIISDKVNPTARSASNDLLTLPKLDEED